A section of the Lathamus discolor isolate bLatDis1 chromosome 6, bLatDis1.hap1, whole genome shotgun sequence genome encodes:
- the ZBTB42 gene encoding zinc finger and BTB domain-containing protein 42 isoform X1, protein MRTLSPTVARRDQLDKRDIVHLNSDIVTAPAFSLLLEFMYEGKLEFNSLPVEDVLAAASYLHMYDIVKVCKGKLKDKELCSEEKISDEAAGLEKAEHFLDAGVPLVHEFDPGNKQKFSVAEYERAAGKEKVSSHPAWSSDHISVSSVPTEAEPCATAAGKTKANVNSSTGPLSQRSVNYPLASSDVDCALDLSFKPVLGRDSLHPSYVFGQLASDSQQQGTEPLVKDEQDLLSDQEDGEARSPESQHFGNSAKSLVTGLGHMFAGNGSSHAREEDIDQERDESEDDMDSADISAGVLVPAGHICICPLCSKVFPSPHILQLHLSSHFRDKDGSRTRLSPDGSVPTCTLCGKTFSCMYTLKRHERTHSGEKPYTCGQCGKSFQYSHNLSRHAVVHTREKPHGCKWCERRFTQSGDLYRHIRKFHCGLVKSLVV, encoded by the exons ATGCGGACGCTGAGCCCCACCGTCGCACGCCG GGACCAGTTAGACAAAAGGGATATTGTGCATCTGAACAGTGACATTGTCACAGCCCCAGCCTTCAGCCTGCTGCTCGAATTCATGTACGAGGGAAAGCTGGAATTCAACAGTCTCCCGGTGGAAGATGTGCTGGCTGCGGCTAGCTACCTTCACATGTATGACATTGTGAAAGTCTGCAAGGGCAAGTTGAAAGATAAAGAATTATGTTCGGAAGAGAAGATCAGTGATGAGGCGGCTGGTTTGGAGAAAGCGGAGCATTTTCTAGATGCCGGAGTGCCCCTGGTCCACGAGTTTGAcccaggaaacaaacaaaaattcagCGTTGCAGAATACGAGAGAGCAGCCGGCAAAGAAAAGGTCAGCAGTCACCCCGCCTGGTCCTCTGATCATATAAGTGTCAGCTCTGTGCCGACAGAGGCAGAACCGTGCGccacagcagctggaaaaacaaAGGCTAATGTCAATAGTTCCACAGGACCTTTGTCCCAAAGGTCTGTTAACTATCCCCTGGCTTCGAGTGATGTGGACTGCGCGCTGGATTTGTCTTTCAAGCCTGTGCTGGGGAGAGATTCCTTACACCCCTCCTATGTCTTTGGACAGCTGGCTTCcgacagccagcagcagggtaCCGAGCCACTTGTTAAAGATGAACAAGACTTGCTGTCAGATCAGGAGGATGGCGAAGCCAGGAGTCCGGAGAGTCAGCATTTTGGGAATTCAGCCAAAAGCCTAGTGACAGGGTTAGGACACATGTTCGCGGGGAATGGCAGCTCTCATGCCCGAGAGGAGGATATAGATCAAGAGCGAGATGAGAGCGAGGATGACATGGATTCGGCAGACATCTCTGCGGGTGTCCTCGTGCCTGCGGGGCATATCTGCATTTGCCCCCTCTGTAGCAAGGTGTTCCCGAGCCCGCACATCCTTCAGCTGCACCTGAGCTCTCACTTCCGCGACAAGGACGGCTCCCGGACCCGCCTGTCCCCCGATGGGTCGGTCCCCACTTGTACCCTCTGCGGAAAGACGTTTTCTTGCATGTACACGTTAAAGAGGCACGAGAGGACTCACTCAGGGGAGAAGCCCTACACCTGCGGCCAGTGCGGAAAGAGCTTCCAGTATTCCCACAACCTCAGCCGCCACGCAGTCGTGCACACCAGGGAGAAACCCCATGGGTGCAAGTGGTGCGAGAGACGGTTCACGCAGTCTGGGGATTTGTACAGACATATCCGCAAATTTCATTGTGGCCTTGTAAAGTCCTTGGTGGTTTGA
- the ZBTB42 gene encoding zinc finger and BTB domain-containing protein 42 isoform X2: MEFPDHSRQLLQCLSQQRHQGFLCDCTVLVGEAQFRAHRAVLASCSMYFHLFYRDQLDKRDIVHLNSDIVTAPAFSLLLEFMYEGKLEFNSLPVEDVLAAASYLHMYDIVKVCKGKLKDKELCSEEKISDEAAGLEKAEHFLDAGVPLVHEFDPGNKQKFSVAEYERAAGKEKVSSHPAWSSDHISVSSVPTEAEPCATAAGKTKANVNSSTGPLSQRSVNYPLASSDVDCALDLSFKPVLGRDSLHPSYVFGQLASDSQQQGTEPLVKDEQDLLSDQEDGEARSPESQHFGNSAKSLVTGLGHMFAGNGSSHAREEDIDQERDESEDDMDSADISAGVLVPAGHICICPLCSKVFPSPHILQLHLSSHFRDKDGSRTRLSPDGSVPTCTLCGKTFSCMYTLKRHERTHSGEKPYTCGQCGKSFQYSHNLSRHAVVHTREKPHGCKWCERRFTQSGDLYRHIRKFHCGLVKSLVV, from the coding sequence ATGGAGTTTCCAGACCATAGCCGCCAGTTGCTGCAGTGTCTGAGTCAGCAGCGTCACCAGGGCTTCCTGTGTGACTGTACTGTTTTAGTTGGAGAAGCTCAATTCAGAGCTCACAGAGCCGTTCTTGCCTCTTGCAGTATGTACTTCCATCTTTTCTACAGGGACCAGTTAGACAAAAGGGATATTGTGCATCTGAACAGTGACATTGTCACAGCCCCAGCCTTCAGCCTGCTGCTCGAATTCATGTACGAGGGAAAGCTGGAATTCAACAGTCTCCCGGTGGAAGATGTGCTGGCTGCGGCTAGCTACCTTCACATGTATGACATTGTGAAAGTCTGCAAGGGCAAGTTGAAAGATAAAGAATTATGTTCGGAAGAGAAGATCAGTGATGAGGCGGCTGGTTTGGAGAAAGCGGAGCATTTTCTAGATGCCGGAGTGCCCCTGGTCCACGAGTTTGAcccaggaaacaaacaaaaattcagCGTTGCAGAATACGAGAGAGCAGCCGGCAAAGAAAAGGTCAGCAGTCACCCCGCCTGGTCCTCTGATCATATAAGTGTCAGCTCTGTGCCGACAGAGGCAGAACCGTGCGccacagcagctggaaaaacaaAGGCTAATGTCAATAGTTCCACAGGACCTTTGTCCCAAAGGTCTGTTAACTATCCCCTGGCTTCGAGTGATGTGGACTGCGCGCTGGATTTGTCTTTCAAGCCTGTGCTGGGGAGAGATTCCTTACACCCCTCCTATGTCTTTGGACAGCTGGCTTCcgacagccagcagcagggtaCCGAGCCACTTGTTAAAGATGAACAAGACTTGCTGTCAGATCAGGAGGATGGCGAAGCCAGGAGTCCGGAGAGTCAGCATTTTGGGAATTCAGCCAAAAGCCTAGTGACAGGGTTAGGACACATGTTCGCGGGGAATGGCAGCTCTCATGCCCGAGAGGAGGATATAGATCAAGAGCGAGATGAGAGCGAGGATGACATGGATTCGGCAGACATCTCTGCGGGTGTCCTCGTGCCTGCGGGGCATATCTGCATTTGCCCCCTCTGTAGCAAGGTGTTCCCGAGCCCGCACATCCTTCAGCTGCACCTGAGCTCTCACTTCCGCGACAAGGACGGCTCCCGGACCCGCCTGTCCCCCGATGGGTCGGTCCCCACTTGTACCCTCTGCGGAAAGACGTTTTCTTGCATGTACACGTTAAAGAGGCACGAGAGGACTCACTCAGGGGAGAAGCCCTACACCTGCGGCCAGTGCGGAAAGAGCTTCCAGTATTCCCACAACCTCAGCCGCCACGCAGTCGTGCACACCAGGGAGAAACCCCATGGGTGCAAGTGGTGCGAGAGACGGTTCACGCAGTCTGGGGATTTGTACAGACATATCCGCAAATTTCATTGTGGCCTTGTAAAGTCCTTGGTGGTTTGA